The Enterobacter kobei genome has a segment encoding these proteins:
- a CDS encoding GGDEF domain-containing protein: MEKRKKPTLERATWPTRHAMVMHGLAMNLPWLAFVNVSFAVMILLRHVLLKASDPLYPHIPQLTTLVDASMLGIIILSAALILMAWRRIAGISVVLFICSAIWSVSCFLFITYLLLPHVWPLCVILLLAGLTALYFYPEGLLAFVLPLWITLPVASWILNDGLNLHFVIIWSVFTLILICGRFILLSWFDEAWRRNQQNQLLISRLDALAHQDPLTKTANRRRMEVVLENAVEQKKPFSLIMLDIDYFKRYNDTYGHQAGDDCLTRVARVLKQSVRTPDDVVSRYGGEEFVVILFNCPLNIAEKVAMRIQDGLRTEAIPHGASTVSDHVTVSMGIAGMTEGLAGTEIIARADAALYRAKEAGRDRWSL, translated from the coding sequence ATGGAAAAAAGAAAAAAACCGACACTGGAACGCGCTACCTGGCCGACGCGCCACGCGATGGTCATGCATGGGCTGGCGATGAACCTGCCCTGGCTGGCGTTCGTCAACGTCAGCTTCGCCGTGATGATCCTGCTGCGACACGTCCTGCTTAAGGCCAGCGATCCGCTTTATCCTCATATACCGCAACTGACGACCCTGGTCGATGCCTCGATGCTCGGCATTATTATCCTCTCTGCCGCGTTGATCCTGATGGCCTGGCGGCGTATTGCGGGTATCAGCGTGGTGCTCTTTATCTGTAGCGCCATCTGGTCGGTATCCTGTTTTTTGTTTATTACCTATTTGCTGCTGCCCCACGTCTGGCCGCTGTGCGTGATTTTGTTACTCGCAGGGTTAACGGCGCTCTACTTTTACCCTGAGGGATTACTCGCCTTTGTGCTTCCGCTCTGGATCACCCTGCCGGTCGCAAGCTGGATACTCAACGATGGCCTCAACCTTCACTTTGTCATTATCTGGAGCGTGTTTACCCTGATCCTGATCTGCGGGCGTTTTATCCTGTTGAGCTGGTTTGATGAAGCCTGGCGTCGTAATCAGCAAAATCAACTGCTGATCTCACGGCTGGATGCGCTGGCGCATCAGGATCCGCTAACCAAAACCGCCAACCGCCGGAGAATGGAGGTGGTGCTGGAAAACGCGGTCGAGCAGAAGAAACCTTTCTCGCTGATTATGCTGGATATCGACTATTTCAAACGCTACAACGACACCTACGGCCACCAGGCGGGTGATGACTGCCTGACGCGCGTGGCGCGGGTGCTGAAGCAGTCGGTACGAACGCCGGACGACGTCGTATCACGTTACGGCGGCGAGGAGTTTGTGGTGATCCTTTTCAATTGCCCGCTAAACATCGCAGAAAAGGTTGCCATGCGTATTCAGGACGGGCTGCGCACGGAGGCCATACCGCATGGCGCCTCGACGGTCAGCGACCATGTGACCGTGAGCATGGGGATTGCCGGCATGACGGAGGGGTTAGCCGGCACCGAAATAATCGCCCGCGCCGATGCGGCGCTTTATCGGGCGAAAGAGGCCGGGCGGGATCGGTGGTCGCTTTGA
- the tynA gene encoding primary-amine oxidase encodes MGSNSSFSARRTALAMAVALCCAWQSPVFAHGSEAHMVPMDKTLQDFGADVQWDDYAQMFTIAKDGAFVKVKPGAKTAIVNGKTLTLEVPVVMKGNKAFISETFINDVFQSGLDQTFQVEKSPHPLNALTADEIKQAVEIVKASADFKPNTRFTQIALAEPEKAKVWDYVLNGTAVDAPRQAKIVMLDGKHVIESLVDLKDKKILRWEPVKDAHGMVLLDDFTAVQQIINDSTEFAEVLKKHGITDPKKVITTPLTVGYFDGKDGLKQEDRLLKVVSYLDVGDGNYWAHPIENLVAVVDLEQKKIQKIEEGAVIPVPLTPRPYDGRDRIETPKKPLDIIEPEGKNYTITGDRVHWQNWDFHLSLDSRVGPMISTVTYNDNGKKRQVMYQGSLGGMIVPYGDPDVGWYFKAYLDSGDYGMGTLTSPLVRGKDVPSNAVMLNETIPDYTGAPMEIPRAIAIFERYAGPEYKHQEMGQPNVSAERRELVVRWVSTVGNYDYIFDWVFHENGTLGIDAGATGIEAVKGVQAKTMHDATAKDDTRYGTLIDHNIVGTTHQHIYNFRLDMDVDGINNKLVAMDPEVKPNTAGGPRTSTMQVNQYDIDTEQQAAQKFDPGTIRLLSNTRKENRMGNPVSYQIIPYAGGTHPVATGAKFAPDEWIYHRLSFMDKQLWVTRYHPDERYPEGKFPNRSIHDTGLGQYSKDNESLNDQDDVVWMTTGTTHVARAEEWPIMPTEWVHALLKPWNFFDETPTLGKKKDEK; translated from the coding sequence ATGGGAAGCAATTCTTCTTTTTCTGCCCGTAGAACGGCACTGGCCATGGCCGTTGCGCTGTGTTGCGCCTGGCAATCCCCTGTTTTCGCCCACGGCAGCGAGGCGCATATGGTCCCGATGGACAAAACGCTGCAGGACTTCGGCGCAGACGTGCAGTGGGACGATTACGCACAGATGTTCACCATTGCGAAAGACGGCGCCTTTGTGAAGGTCAAACCGGGCGCAAAAACCGCTATCGTCAACGGTAAAACCCTCACGCTTGAGGTGCCGGTGGTGATGAAAGGCAACAAGGCCTTTATCTCAGAGACGTTCATCAACGATGTTTTCCAGTCCGGTCTCGATCAGACCTTCCAGGTTGAAAAAAGTCCTCACCCGTTAAATGCGCTCACGGCAGACGAAATTAAGCAAGCCGTAGAGATTGTTAAAGCCTCTGCGGATTTTAAACCGAATACCCGCTTTACCCAGATCGCCCTTGCGGAGCCAGAGAAAGCCAAAGTGTGGGACTATGTGCTCAACGGTACGGCAGTCGATGCCCCTCGCCAGGCGAAGATCGTCATGCTCGATGGAAAGCATGTCATCGAGAGTCTGGTGGATCTGAAGGATAAAAAAATTCTGCGCTGGGAACCGGTTAAAGACGCGCACGGCATGGTGCTGTTGGATGATTTCACCGCGGTTCAGCAGATCATTAACGACAGTACCGAATTTGCTGAGGTGCTTAAAAAGCACGGCATAACCGACCCGAAAAAAGTGATTACCACGCCGCTGACCGTCGGCTATTTCGACGGTAAGGATGGCCTTAAGCAGGAAGACCGTTTGCTGAAAGTGGTGAGCTATCTGGATGTCGGCGACGGCAACTACTGGGCACATCCGATTGAAAACCTGGTGGCGGTGGTCGACCTTGAGCAGAAGAAGATCCAGAAGATTGAAGAAGGCGCCGTTATCCCGGTTCCTCTGACCCCACGTCCCTATGATGGCCGCGACCGCATAGAGACACCGAAAAAACCGCTCGACATTATTGAACCGGAAGGCAAGAACTACACCATAACCGGCGACAGAGTGCACTGGCAGAACTGGGATTTCCACCTGAGCCTGGACTCGCGCGTGGGCCCGATGATCTCAACCGTCACGTATAACGACAACGGCAAGAAACGTCAGGTGATGTATCAAGGGTCGCTCGGCGGCATGATTGTCCCTTACGGCGATCCGGACGTGGGCTGGTACTTTAAAGCCTATCTCGACTCCGGCGACTACGGCATGGGCACCCTGACCTCGCCGCTGGTGCGGGGTAAAGACGTGCCGTCCAACGCCGTGATGCTCAATGAAACCATCCCGGACTATACCGGCGCGCCGATGGAGATCCCGCGCGCAATCGCCATTTTCGAACGCTATGCCGGGCCGGAATACAAGCATCAGGAGATGGGTCAGCCAAACGTCAGCGCCGAGCGTCGTGAACTGGTGGTGCGCTGGGTGAGTACCGTCGGTAACTACGATTACATCTTCGACTGGGTATTCCATGAGAACGGCACCCTCGGCATTGATGCTGGCGCGACGGGTATTGAAGCCGTGAAAGGCGTTCAGGCCAAAACCATGCATGACGCCACCGCCAAAGACGATACCCGTTACGGCACGTTGATTGACCACAACATTGTGGGCACCACGCACCAGCACATCTATAACTTCCGTCTTGATATGGATGTCGATGGTATTAACAACAAGCTGGTGGCGATGGATCCGGAAGTGAAACCCAATACCGCCGGTGGCCCGCGCACCAGTACCATGCAGGTCAATCAGTACGACATTGATACCGAACAGCAGGCGGCACAGAAATTTGACCCGGGCACTATTCGCCTGCTGAGCAACACCCGTAAAGAGAACCGCATGGGCAACCCGGTCTCGTATCAGATTATCCCCTACGCGGGCGGCACCCATCCGGTGGCAACCGGCGCGAAATTTGCCCCGGATGAGTGGATCTACCATCGCCTGAGCTTTATGGATAAACAGCTGTGGGTGACCCGTTACCACCCGGATGAACGCTATCCGGAGGGTAAATTCCCTAACCGCTCCATCCACGACACGGGACTGGGACAGTACAGCAAAGATAACGAGTCGCTTAACGATCAGGATGACGTGGTCTGGATGACCACCGGCACGACCCACGTCGCCCGCGCGGAAGAGTGGCCGATCATGCCAACGGAATGGGTGCATGCCCTGCTTAAACCGTGGAACTTCTTCGACGAGACGCCAACGCTCGGAAAGAAAAAAGACGAAAAATAA
- the paaZ gene encoding phenylacetic acid degradation bifunctional protein PaaZ, whose product MQQLASFLSGTWQSGRGRERAIHHAISGEALWEVTSEGLDMAAARRYAIERGGEALHKMTFIERAAMLKAVAKHLLSEKETFYALSAQTGATKADSWVDIEGGIGTLFTYASLGSRELPDDTLWPEDELIPLSKEGGFAARHVLTSKSGVAVHINAFNFPCWGMLEKLAPTWLAGMPAIIKPATATAQVTQAMVKSIVDSGLVPDGAISLICGSAGDLLDHLDSQDVVTFTGSASTGQSLRVHPNIVANAIPFTMEADSLNCCVLGEDVTAEQPEFALFIREVVREMTAKAGQKCTAIRRIIVPQNQIDAVSQALIARLEKVVVGDPAQDGVKMGALVNAEQRADVQEKVDLLVTAGCQIRLGGKADLQAAGAFFPPTLLFCPQPDETPAVHSTEAFGPVATLMPYRHTEHAMALARAGGGSLAGTLVTADLALARQFIAGAARAHGRIQILNEESSKESTGHGSPLPQLVHGGPGRAGGGEELGGLRAVKHYLQRTAIQGSPTMLAAIGKQWVRGATVQEDRVHPFRKYFEELQPGDSLLTPRRTLTEADIVNFACLSGDHFYAHMDKIGAAESIFGERVVHGYFLISAAAGLFVDAGVGPVIANYGMENLRFIEPVKPGDTIQVRLTCKRKTLKKQRTAEEKPTGVVEWAVEIFNQHQQAVALYSILTLVARQRGEF is encoded by the coding sequence ATGCAGCAGTTAGCCAGCTTCTTGTCCGGTACCTGGCAGTCTGGCCGGGGCCGTGAACGCGCCATTCATCACGCCATCAGCGGCGAAGCATTGTGGGAAGTCACTAGCGAAGGGCTGGATATGGCGGCCGCTCGTCGCTATGCGATTGAGCGCGGTGGCGAAGCGCTTCATAAGATGACCTTTATTGAACGTGCAGCCATGCTGAAAGCGGTAGCGAAACACCTGCTTAGCGAAAAAGAGACGTTCTATGCCCTCTCCGCCCAGACCGGGGCGACGAAAGCGGACAGCTGGGTGGATATTGAAGGCGGGATCGGCACCCTCTTTACTTACGCAAGCCTGGGCAGCCGGGAGCTGCCGGATGACACGCTGTGGCCGGAAGATGAGTTGATCCCGCTGTCAAAAGAAGGCGGTTTTGCCGCTCGCCACGTTCTGACCTCGAAATCCGGCGTGGCGGTACATATCAACGCCTTTAACTTCCCTTGCTGGGGGATGCTGGAAAAGCTGGCGCCGACCTGGCTTGCCGGGATGCCCGCCATCATTAAACCGGCCACCGCCACCGCGCAGGTGACACAGGCGATGGTGAAATCTATCGTGGACAGCGGACTGGTGCCGGACGGCGCCATTAGCCTGATTTGCGGCAGCGCGGGAGACCTGCTTGACCATCTCGACAGCCAGGACGTGGTGACTTTTACCGGCTCCGCCAGTACCGGGCAAAGCCTGCGCGTTCACCCGAATATTGTGGCGAACGCGATACCGTTCACCATGGAGGCCGACTCCCTGAACTGCTGCGTGCTGGGTGAAGACGTCACGGCGGAGCAGCCGGAGTTTGCCCTGTTTATCCGGGAAGTCGTTCGCGAGATGACCGCCAAAGCCGGACAAAAATGTACCGCTATCCGCCGTATCATCGTCCCCCAGAATCAGATTGATGCCGTCAGCCAGGCGCTGATTGCCCGGCTGGAAAAAGTGGTGGTGGGTGATCCGGCGCAGGACGGGGTGAAGATGGGCGCGCTGGTGAATGCCGAACAGCGCGCCGACGTGCAGGAGAAAGTGGACCTGTTGGTTACGGCGGGATGCCAGATCCGTCTGGGTGGCAAAGCGGATTTACAGGCCGCGGGCGCGTTCTTCCCACCGACCCTGTTGTTCTGTCCGCAGCCGGACGAAACCCCTGCGGTGCACTCAACTGAAGCTTTCGGCCCGGTAGCGACGCTGATGCCGTATCGCCATACAGAGCACGCGATGGCGCTTGCCCGCGCGGGCGGCGGCAGCCTCGCAGGAACGCTGGTTACCGCTGATTTAGCCCTTGCCCGCCAGTTCATTGCCGGTGCGGCACGTGCCCACGGTCGTATTCAGATCCTCAACGAGGAATCCTCCAAAGAGTCCACCGGCCACGGCTCCCCGCTGCCGCAGCTGGTGCACGGCGGGCCCGGTCGCGCGGGCGGTGGTGAGGAACTGGGCGGCCTGCGCGCGGTGAAGCACTACCTGCAGCGCACGGCGATTCAGGGCAGTCCGACCATGCTGGCGGCCATTGGCAAGCAGTGGGTGCGCGGCGCAACCGTGCAGGAAGATCGCGTGCATCCGTTCCGCAAATACTTTGAGGAGCTGCAGCCGGGCGACAGCCTGCTGACGCCGCGTCGCACCCTGACGGAAGCGGATATTGTGAACTTTGCCTGTCTGAGCGGGGATCACTTCTACGCCCATATGGACAAGATTGGTGCGGCAGAGTCGATCTTTGGCGAACGGGTGGTTCACGGTTACTTCCTGATCTCCGCCGCAGCGGGACTGTTCGTCGATGCGGGGGTCGGACCGGTGATTGCCAATTACGGTATGGAAAACCTGCGCTTTATCGAGCCGGTCAAACCGGGCGACACCATTCAGGTGCGCCTCACCTGCAAACGCAAAACGCTGAAGAAGCAGCGCACCGCGGAAGAAAAACCGACGGGCGTGGTGGAGTGGGCGGTTGAGATTTTCAACCAGCACCAGCAGGCCGTTGCGCTCTACTCCATCCTGACGCTGGTGGCGCGCCAGCGGGGTGAATTCTAA
- the paaA gene encoding 1,2-phenylacetyl-CoA epoxidase subunit PaaA, producing the protein MTQEQRFEQRIAQETAIEPQDWMPDAYRKTLIRQIGQHAHSEIVGMLPEGNWITRAPTLRRKAILLAKVQDEAGHGLYLYSAAETLGCAREDIYQKMLDGKMKYSSIFNYPTLSWADIGVIGWLVDGAAIVNQVALCRTSYGPYARAMVKICKEESFHQRQGFEACMALAQGSDAQRQMLQDAINRFWWPALMMFGPNDDNSPNSARSLAWKIKRFGNDELRQRFVDNTVPQVAMLGMTVPDPDLRFDEESGHYRFGEIDWQEFEEVINGRGICNHERLAAKRKAWEDGAWVREAALAHAEKQRARQAA; encoded by the coding sequence GTGACGCAAGAACAACGGTTTGAGCAGCGCATAGCGCAGGAGACGGCGATTGAGCCTCAGGACTGGATGCCTGACGCCTACCGTAAAACGTTGATCCGCCAGATTGGTCAGCATGCGCATTCCGAAATCGTCGGCATGCTGCCGGAAGGTAACTGGATCACCCGCGCACCCACGCTGCGCCGAAAAGCGATTCTGCTGGCGAAAGTACAGGATGAAGCCGGACACGGACTTTACCTCTACAGCGCGGCAGAAACGCTGGGCTGCGCACGGGAAGACATCTACCAGAAGATGCTCGACGGCAAGATGAAGTACTCCTCCATTTTTAACTATCCCACCCTGAGCTGGGCCGACATCGGTGTCATCGGCTGGCTGGTGGACGGGGCTGCCATCGTCAATCAGGTGGCGCTGTGCCGCACCTCTTACGGTCCGTATGCCCGGGCGATGGTGAAAATCTGCAAAGAAGAGAGCTTCCACCAGCGTCAGGGCTTTGAAGCCTGCATGGCGCTGGCCCAGGGAAGTGACGCGCAGCGCCAGATGCTGCAGGACGCCATCAATCGCTTCTGGTGGCCTGCGCTGATGATGTTCGGGCCGAACGACGATAACTCGCCAAACAGCGCCCGCAGCCTGGCCTGGAAAATCAAACGCTTCGGAAACGACGAGCTGCGTCAGCGTTTTGTCGACAACACGGTGCCGCAGGTGGCGATGCTGGGGATGACGGTGCCGGATCCCGACCTGCGTTTTGATGAAGAGAGCGGTCACTACCGCTTCGGCGAAATCGACTGGCAGGAATTTGAAGAGGTGATTAACGGGCGCGGCATCTGCAACCACGAACGGCTGGCCGCGAAACGTAAAGCCTGGGAAGACGGGGCGTGGGTGCGGGAAGCCGCCCTGGCCCACGCAGAAAAACAACGCGCCCGTCAGGCCGCATAA
- the paaB gene encoding 1,2-phenylacetyl-CoA epoxidase subunit PaaB: MSNVYWPLYEVFVRSKQGLSHRHVGSLHAADDRMALENARDAYTRRSEGCSIWVVKASEIIASQPEESGEFFDPAESKVYRHPTFYTIPDGIEHM; encoded by the coding sequence ATGAGCAATGTCTACTGGCCGCTGTACGAAGTGTTCGTACGCAGCAAACAAGGGTTGTCCCACCGTCACGTGGGCAGCCTGCATGCCGCCGACGATCGCATGGCGCTGGAAAATGCGCGCGATGCTTACACCCGTCGCAGTGAAGGATGTTCTATCTGGGTGGTGAAGGCGAGCGAAATTATTGCCTCCCAGCCGGAAGAGAGCGGCGAATTTTTCGATCCGGCGGAAAGCAAGGTTTACCGCCATCCGACGTTCTACACCATCCCCGATGGCATCGAGCACATGTGA
- the paaC gene encoding 1,2-phenylacetyl-CoA epoxidase subunit PaaC, translating to MKTVTAYALRLGDSGLVLSQRLGAWCGHAPELEIDLALANIGLDLLGQARNFLAYAAECEGEGDEDTLAFGRDERQFRNVLLVEQPNGNFADTIARQYLMDAWNVALYERLTRSTDGQLAAIAAKAIKEARYHLRFSRGWLVRLGDGTETSAQKMQQAIDNLWRFTAELFDADDVELALIDSGVAVDPRTLRQPWESEVYAGLKEASLSVPDEVAYRTGGKKGLHTEHLGPMLAEMQYLQRAYPGQQW from the coding sequence ATGAAAACAGTCACAGCCTATGCCCTGCGTCTGGGCGACAGCGGTCTGGTGCTCTCCCAGCGTCTGGGTGCCTGGTGCGGCCACGCGCCGGAGCTGGAGATCGATCTCGCGCTGGCCAATATCGGTCTTGATCTGCTGGGCCAGGCGCGCAATTTCCTGGCCTACGCCGCTGAATGTGAAGGTGAGGGCGACGAAGATACCCTGGCGTTTGGGCGCGACGAGCGCCAGTTCCGCAATGTCCTGCTGGTGGAGCAACCCAACGGCAATTTCGCCGACACGATTGCCCGTCAGTACCTGATGGATGCCTGGAACGTGGCGCTGTATGAGCGCCTGACCCGCAGCACTGACGGCCAGCTTGCCGCCATCGCCGCCAAAGCGATCAAAGAGGCGCGCTACCACCTGCGCTTTAGCCGCGGCTGGCTGGTACGCCTGGGCGACGGGACCGAAACGTCCGCACAAAAAATGCAGCAGGCCATCGATAATCTGTGGCGCTTTACGGCAGAGCTGTTTGACGCCGATGACGTTGAGCTGGCGCTGATAGATTCCGGCGTGGCGGTGGACCCACGCACCCTGCGCCAGCCGTGGGAAAGCGAAGTGTATGCCGGTCTTAAAGAAGCCAGCCTGAGCGTACCCGACGAGGTGGCGTACCGCACCGGGGGTAAGAAGGGACTGCATACCGAACATCTGGGGCCGATGCTGGCAGAAATGCAGTATCTCCAGCGCGCGTATCCCGGTCAGCAGTGGTAA
- the paaD gene encoding 1,2-phenylacetyl-CoA epoxidase subunit PaaD, which produces MQRLVDIAPAQIPQIWSLLSQIPDPEVPVLTITDLGMVRSVKAQGEGWVIGFTPTYSGCPATEHLLGAIRDVMTAHGFTPVHIVLQLDPAWTTDWMTADARERLRAYGISPPVGHSCHAHAPLEVSCPRCASTDTALISEFGSTACKALYRCNTCREPFDYFKCI; this is translated from the coding sequence ATGCAACGTCTCGTCGACATCGCACCGGCGCAAATCCCGCAGATCTGGTCGCTGTTAAGCCAGATCCCGGACCCGGAAGTGCCGGTATTAACCATCACCGACTTAGGCATGGTGCGCAGCGTCAAGGCACAGGGGGAAGGCTGGGTGATTGGCTTCACGCCAACCTATTCGGGCTGCCCGGCAACGGAACACCTGCTGGGGGCGATCCGCGACGTGATGACCGCGCATGGCTTTACCCCGGTGCACATTGTGCTCCAGCTTGACCCTGCCTGGACCACCGACTGGATGACCGCCGACGCGCGCGAACGCCTGCGGGCTTACGGCATCAGCCCGCCCGTGGGGCATAGCTGCCACGCGCACGCACCTTTGGAGGTGAGCTGCCCGCGCTGCGCCAGTACCGACACCGCGCTAATCAGTGAATTTGGTTCGACGGCCTGCAAAGCGCTTTACCGCTGCAACACCTGCCGCGAACCCTTCGACTATTTCAAATGCATTTGA
- the paaE gene encoding 1,2-phenylacetyl-CoA epoxidase subunit PaaE — protein MTTFHSLTVAKVEPETRDAVTITFAVPQALQEAYRFRPGQHLTLKTKLGGDELRRCYSICRITAPGEISVAVKAIEGGRFSRYARDEIKAGMALEVMVPQGQFGYQPQAEREGHYLAIAAGSGITPMLAILSATLATEPNSHFTLIYGNRSSQSMMFRQALADLKDKYPQRLQLVSIFSQERLDSDLLYGRIDGEKLQALAKILINFRQYDDAFICGPSSMMDEAEAALKALGMSEKSIHLERFNTPGTAVKRTVNVQAEGQKVTVRQDGRDREITLTADDESILDAALRQGADLPYACKGGVCATCKCKVLRGKVDMATNYSLEPDELAAGYVLSCQSLPLTADVIVDFDAKGMA, from the coding sequence ATGACAACGTTTCATTCATTAACAGTGGCAAAAGTGGAACCCGAAACCCGCGACGCGGTGACCATCACGTTTGCGGTGCCGCAGGCGCTGCAGGAAGCCTACCGCTTTCGCCCCGGACAGCACCTGACGCTGAAAACGAAGCTGGGCGGGGACGAGCTGCGCCGCTGTTACTCTATCTGCCGGATTACCGCGCCGGGTGAGATCAGCGTGGCGGTCAAAGCCATCGAAGGCGGGCGTTTTTCCCGCTATGCCCGGGATGAGATCAAAGCAGGCATGGCGCTGGAGGTGATGGTTCCGCAGGGGCAATTTGGCTATCAGCCGCAGGCCGAACGTGAAGGCCACTACCTGGCGATAGCCGCAGGCTCCGGCATCACCCCGATGCTGGCGATCCTCTCCGCCACGCTGGCCACCGAACCGAACAGCCATTTCACTCTGATTTACGGCAACCGCAGCAGCCAGAGCATGATGTTCCGCCAGGCGCTGGCGGACCTGAAAGATAAATATCCGCAGCGGCTGCAGCTGGTCTCCATCTTCAGCCAGGAGCGGCTGGACAGCGATCTGCTGTATGGCCGCATCGACGGGGAAAAGCTGCAGGCGCTGGCGAAAATCCTGATCAACTTCCGTCAGTACGACGACGCGTTTATCTGCGGCCCCTCGTCGATGATGGACGAGGCCGAAGCCGCGCTGAAGGCGCTGGGGATGTCGGAAAAATCCATTCACCTTGAGCGCTTTAATACGCCGGGGACCGCCGTGAAACGCACGGTAAACGTGCAGGCGGAAGGACAGAAAGTGACCGTGCGACAGGACGGGCGCGACCGCGAAATTACCCTGACGGCAGACGACGAAAGCATCCTCGATGCTGCCCTGCGTCAGGGGGCGGACCTGCCTTATGCCTGTAAAGGCGGCGTGTGCGCGACCTGTAAATGCAAAGTGCTGCGCGGGAAGGTGGACATGGCGACCAACTACAGTCTGGAGCCGGACGAGCTGGCCGCCGGGTATGTGCTGAGCTGTCAGTCACTGCCGCTCACCGCCGACGTGATCGTCGACTTTGACGCAAAGGGGATGGCATGA
- the paaF gene encoding 2,3-dehydroadipyl-CoA hydratase PaaF: MSELTVTRHGRVLQLTLNRPAARNALNNALLTQLADALESAAVDADISACVIYGNERCFAAGADLNEMAEKDLPATLNDIRPQLWARINAFNKPLIAAVNGFALGAGCELALLCDVVIAGDNARFGLPEITLGIMPGAGGTQRLIRSVGKSLASKMVLTGESITAQQAMSTGLVSDVFPASLTLEYALKQAAVMARHSPLALQAAKQALRQSQEVPLQAGLMQERQLFTLLSATEDRREGIDAFLQKRTPDFKGR; this comes from the coding sequence ATGAGCGAACTGACTGTTACCCGTCATGGCCGCGTGCTGCAGCTGACGCTGAACCGTCCGGCGGCGCGTAATGCCCTGAATAACGCCCTGTTGACGCAATTAGCCGACGCGCTGGAAAGCGCTGCGGTTGATGCCGACATCTCGGCCTGTGTGATCTACGGCAACGAACGCTGCTTTGCCGCCGGGGCCGATCTCAACGAAATGGCAGAGAAAGACCTGCCAGCCACCCTGAACGATATCCGCCCGCAACTGTGGGCGCGCATTAACGCGTTTAACAAACCGCTGATCGCCGCCGTCAACGGTTTCGCGCTGGGCGCCGGATGTGAACTTGCGCTGCTGTGCGACGTGGTGATTGCCGGGGATAACGCACGATTTGGCCTGCCGGAAATCACCCTCGGCATTATGCCGGGGGCGGGCGGTACCCAGCGACTGATCCGCAGCGTCGGTAAATCCCTTGCCAGCAAAATGGTGCTGACCGGAGAGAGCATTACTGCGCAGCAGGCGATGAGCACCGGGCTGGTCAGCGATGTCTTCCCGGCATCCCTGACGCTGGAGTATGCCCTGAAGCAGGCGGCAGTGATGGCGCGCCATTCCCCGCTGGCGCTGCAGGCGGCGAAACAGGCGCTTCGTCAGTCTCAGGAGGTGCCTCTGCAGGCTGGCCTGATGCAGGAGCGTCAGCTTTTTACGCTGCTCTCTGCCACCGAAGACCGCCGGGAAGGTATCGACGCTTTCTTGCAAAAACGCACCCCCGACTTTAAAGGACGCTAA
- the paaG gene encoding 2-(1,2-epoxy-1,2-dihydrophenyl)acetyl-CoA isomerase PaaG: protein MVECILSQVEQGVMTITLNRPERLNSFNDVMHQQLAECLKQAERDDTIRCLLITGAGRGFCAGQDLNDRNVDPNGPAPDLGMSVETFYNPLVRRLAKLPKPVICAVNGVAAGAGATLALGCDMVIAARSANFVMAFSKLGLVPDCGGTWLLPRVAGRARAMGLALLGDKLSAEQAQAWGMIWQVVDDDQLSTTAQQMALHFASQPTFGLGLIKQAINAAETNTLDAQLDLERDYQRLAGRSDDYREGVSAFLAKRTPNFTGK from the coding sequence ATTGTGGAATGTATTCTCAGTCAAGTAGAACAGGGCGTAATGACCATTACGCTGAACCGTCCGGAGCGTCTGAACAGCTTTAATGACGTGATGCATCAGCAGCTTGCAGAATGCCTGAAACAGGCCGAGCGCGATGACACCATCCGCTGCCTGCTGATCACCGGCGCAGGGCGCGGTTTTTGCGCCGGGCAGGATTTGAACGACCGCAACGTCGACCCCAACGGCCCGGCACCGGACCTGGGGATGTCGGTTGAAACCTTCTATAACCCCCTGGTACGCCGCCTGGCAAAACTGCCGAAGCCGGTCATTTGTGCAGTCAACGGCGTAGCGGCCGGCGCGGGCGCCACGCTGGCGCTCGGCTGCGACATGGTGATTGCCGCCCGTTCTGCCAACTTTGTGATGGCCTTCAGCAAGCTCGGCTTAGTGCCGGACTGCGGCGGCACCTGGCTGCTGCCACGCGTGGCCGGACGTGCCCGCGCCATGGGACTGGCGCTGCTCGGCGATAAACTCAGCGCCGAACAGGCGCAGGCGTGGGGAATGATCTGGCAGGTGGTGGATGACGACCAGCTCTCCACTACCGCGCAGCAGATGGCGCTGCACTTTGCGTCTCAGCCAACCTTTGGGCTGGGGCTGATCAAGCAGGCCATTAACGCCGCGGAAACCAACACCCTGGATGCCCAGCTTGACCTGGAGCGCGACTATCAACGTCTGGCCGGTCGCAGCGACGACTACCGCGAAGGCGTCAGCGCTTTCCTGGCGAAGCGCACGCCGAACTTTACGGGGAAATAA